A section of the Streptomyces sp. Je 1-369 genome encodes:
- a CDS encoding acyl carrier protein: protein MTAVYEDAAVRSRVLDFLSRYVDDPAELEGIQLITGGVLSSLATVALVSHLEKEFGIGIDDDDLEIENFDTLDSIVRFVQGKQA, encoded by the coding sequence GTGACTGCCGTCTACGAGGACGCAGCCGTCCGATCCCGTGTGCTCGACTTCCTGTCGCGGTACGTGGACGACCCCGCCGAACTGGAGGGCATCCAGCTGATCACCGGCGGAGTGCTCAGCTCGCTGGCGACCGTCGCGCTCGTCAGCCACCTCGAGAAGGAGTTCGGCATCGGCATCGATGACGACGACCTGGAGATCGAGAACTTCGACACACTGGACAGCATCGTGCGGTTCGTGCAGGGGAAACAGGCATGA
- a CDS encoding non-ribosomal peptide synthetase, whose product MDEQWPLTAAQSGVWFSASLGPDSSVYNVGERVEIHGPIDTEILGAAYEAALAEADALRLAVLEGPEGPVQIFDRADPVAVRRLEFAGREDPVAAAEAWMAADVHSAFDLERGPLYAPALLTVGPNFHILYSRYHHVIMDAWSSALITRRTAQLYSDRVADRPDSGIPLSPFRDLVEREASYRGSEEGEDDRRYWLKRLHDAPGPVTLSGRPYRAPQDILRRRTTLGAGLSQQLRSAAAGLGVSLSVWAVTATAAYVSGVTGESVISVGLPLSGRLDEAERNTPGMTVNVVPLHIAVRPEMPLKKLARKVWAQTTRASRHSRFRMEDLRGERMRMTGGELPYGPVVNVMAFDYDIRFDGHPAKASSLSQRHTEDFSFAFYEGEGAFHAGGEGEHGGEDGGRIELYFDANDRMYSRAEMDAHVERFLLFLERMAETPPDRPVGSVGLLGADERERLLDVWGSGPTVEVPEVTAPAAFEAQVARTPDAAALVAADGSTVYSYAELNARANRVARLLTQHGVGPEQLVALALPRSPELIVAALAVLKAGAAYLPLDVEYPVERLRFMVEDARPSVLLVDSAAFPAGLTGGCSVVSLSDPAVADRLAGLSAADLTDADHGDHAGHAGHAERLGVTAAEHPAYVVYTSGSTGTPKGVVVQHAGLVNLALAQSDRWGIGAGSRVLQFASPSFDAAASEVFTALLTGGALVVADADRLMPGEALTSVLVGAGVTHCTLPPSALSVLDAGRVPAGMTLVVAGEACDPGTVGRWSVGRRMFNAYGPSEATVCATVSAPLSGVVVPSIGGPIANVRTYVLDAGLSPVPPGVPGELYVAGAGVARGYLNRPGLTAGRFVADPYGPAGSRMYRTGDLASWDTDGTLRFLGRTDDQVKLRGFRIELGEVEAALAASPGVRAAAAVIREDRPGDRRLVGYVVTDDTVDTAMDVDLVKKTVAARLPDHMVPAAVVTIDELPLTPSGKVDRKALPAPDYSGTATSSRAPRDAREEILVPLFADVLGVDQVGVEDNFFDLGGHSLLAMRLIGRVRAVMGVDLGIRDLFAAPTIAALARTVEAATHQVDRPALAPATRPDRMPLSSAQRRLWFLYRMEGPSATYNVPVVLRLSGALDADALRAALHDVVARHEALRTVFPDVDGQPYQDIRPAAEARPVVDVEKATEAELTGAVDRAVRYAFDLATELPVRATLFHLTDTADEHVLVLVLHHIAGDGWSMGPLAADLGAAYAARCAGRAPAWTPLPVQYADYTLWQRQVLGDENDPGSVLTTQLDYWKQALAGLPERLELPTDHPYPEQAGYEGATVPVSVDAEVHRALVELARSRQTTVFMVLQSALAVLLHRLGAGTDIPLGTPVAGRGEEELDDLVGFFVNTLVLRTDLSGDPTFAELLDRVRTRNLSAYSHQDIPFESLVEALNPTRSLAHHPLFQVMLAFNNVPRTTPDFAGVKATSRTVRVQAARMDLSVSLAEQHDAEGAADGISGVISYRTDLFDHGTATAMAARLVRVLHSVATDAERRVGSIEVLSGDERHRILEERNDTVVPVPRTTVPELVQARARATPDATALIACGPSGSPDGPDLTYGELNTRANRLAHHLIEQGVGPEHIVALALPRSPDLITAMLAVLKTGAAYLPVDTAYPADRIRFMLEDSRPTLVLTRTTTSALRPEDTRTVLLDDPTLRNRLATRPGTDPTDADRLTPLDPAHPAYVVYTSGSTGTPKGVVVQHAGLVNLALAQSDRWGIGAGSRVLQFASPSFDAAASEVFTALLTGGALVVADADRLMPGEALTSVLVGAGVTHCTLPPSALSVLDAGRVPAGMTLVVAGEACDPGTVGRWSVGRRMFNAYGPSEATVCATVSAPLSGVVVPSIGGPIANVRTYVLDAGLSPVPPGVPGELYVAGAGVARGYLNRPGLTAGRFVADPYGPVGSRMYRTGDLASWDTDGTLRFLGRTDDQVKLRGFRIELGEVEAALAASPGVRAAAAVIREDRPGDRRLVGYVVADDTAGTVDTVIDVDQVKKTVAARLPDHMVPAAVITIDELPLAPSGKVDRKALPAPDYAPTTRTRAPSTPQEKALTGLFADVLGLDADRVGVDDSFFAIGGDSISSIVLVSRAREHGLDLSPRDVFRHQTARQLAHTTAKLEGGGGAPDTDDGTGSVPLTPIMRWLVEPEHAYEAFFQARLVRVPAGVGREGMVDVLQSLIDRHDLLRARLTREGAQGDWSLAVPPARSPEALTADAALTRVDCTGATAAEREQLLAEHATLAQGRLAPRDGVMLQAVWFDQGPQESGRLLLTVHHLVVDGVSWRILLPDLAAAGAAVLDGRTPEPAAVPTSFKRWAERLHALAGEPRTTGALRYWTEALSGAEPVIGRRRPSPDDDTAARLETLRVTVPVELSEALLTRVPSTLHAGVEDVLVTAFVLAVNQWRATRDAPGEAFFGPGGASGPLGGTSGPPGGASGATGTPPASGGAFGATSLLVDVEGHGREDLFPGADTSRTVGWFTAVAPVRLDPGRVSWGEVRRGGPAAGRVLQRVKEQLRAASEQRIAYGLLRYLNPETAPGLAALPGAQVAFNYFGRVGPGRSHPDGDWQQVGGSTPTGGLDPRMRLTHALMVNAAATDGPSGPELSATWSWPRDVLTRGDVERLGEAWVAHLKALAAHAEGPDAVGRTPSDLSLVNLSQSQISRLEKKWRGRR is encoded by the coding sequence CCCGGTCACGCTCTCCGGCCGCCCCTACCGCGCGCCCCAGGACATTCTCCGCAGGCGGACCACGCTCGGCGCAGGCCTGTCGCAACAATTGCGTTCCGCCGCCGCCGGGCTCGGCGTCAGCCTTTCGGTATGGGCCGTGACGGCGACCGCCGCTTATGTCAGTGGTGTCACCGGAGAGAGTGTCATATCCGTCGGACTTCCCCTCTCGGGGCGCCTGGACGAGGCCGAACGCAATACCCCGGGAATGACGGTCAATGTCGTCCCGTTGCACATCGCGGTGCGCCCGGAAATGCCTCTGAAAAAGCTTGCCAGAAAAGTCTGGGCGCAGACGACTCGCGCTTCGCGGCACAGTCGTTTCCGTATGGAGGATCTGCGCGGCGAACGTATGCGCATGACCGGGGGAGAGCTCCCCTACGGACCCGTGGTCAATGTCATGGCTTTCGACTACGACATACGCTTCGACGGTCACCCGGCAAAAGCGAGCAGCCTCTCGCAGCGTCACACCGAAGACTTCTCCTTCGCGTTCTATGAAGGCGAAGGCGCCTTCCATGCAGGCGGCGAGGGCGAGCACGGAGGTGAAGACGGCGGCCGCATCGAGCTGTACTTCGACGCGAACGACCGTATGTACAGCCGGGCGGAAATGGACGCCCACGTCGAGCGATTCCTGCTCTTCCTGGAACGCATGGCGGAAACGCCCCCGGACCGGCCCGTCGGCTCGGTCGGCCTGCTCGGCGCCGATGAGCGCGAACGTCTCCTGGACGTGTGGGGCAGCGGTCCGACGGTGGAGGTGCCGGAGGTGACGGCGCCGGCCGCGTTCGAGGCACAGGTCGCGCGGACTCCGGATGCCGCGGCACTGGTGGCGGCGGACGGCAGCACCGTGTACTCGTACGCCGAGCTGAACGCCCGGGCGAACCGTGTGGCGCGACTGCTGACGCAACACGGCGTGGGACCTGAGCAGTTGGTGGCGCTCGCGCTGCCGCGGTCACCGGAACTGATCGTGGCCGCGCTGGCTGTGCTCAAGGCGGGCGCGGCCTACCTGCCGCTGGACGTCGAGTATCCGGTGGAGCGGCTTCGCTTCATGGTCGAGGACGCCCGCCCGAGCGTGCTGCTGGTGGACTCCGCGGCCTTCCCTGCGGGGTTGACGGGTGGCTGCTCCGTCGTTTCGTTGAGCGACCCGGCCGTCGCGGACCGCCTGGCCGGCCTGTCGGCTGCGGACCTGACGGACGCGGACCACGGGGACCACGCGGGCCACGCGGGCCACGCGGAACGGCTGGGCGTGACAGCGGCGGAGCATCCCGCGTATGTCGTCTATACGTCGGGTTCGACCGGCACCCCTAAGGGTGTGGTGGTCCAGCATGCGGGGTTGGTGAATCTTGCTCTGGCTCAGAGCGATCGGTGGGGGATCGGTGCGGGTAGTCGTGTGTTGCAGTTCGCGTCGCCGAGTTTCGATGCTGCCGCGTCGGAGGTTTTCACGGCTCTGTTGACGGGTGGTGCGCTGGTGGTGGCCGATGCGGATCGGCTCATGCCGGGGGAGGCGTTGACGTCCGTGCTGGTGGGGGCGGGCGTCACCCACTGCACTCTGCCGCCGTCCGCGCTAAGCGTTTTGGATGCGGGGCGGGTGCCGGCGGGGATGACGCTGGTTGTGGCGGGTGAGGCCTGTGATCCGGGGACGGTGGGGCGCTGGTCTGTCGGGCGGCGGATGTTCAACGCGTACGGGCCGTCGGAGGCGACGGTGTGCGCGACGGTGAGTGCGCCGTTGTCGGGGGTGGTGGTGCCGTCGATCGGTGGTCCGATCGCGAACGTACGGACGTACGTGCTGGATGCGGGGTTGTCGCCGGTGCCGCCCGGGGTGCCGGGTGAGTTGTACGTGGCCGGGGCGGGTGTCGCGCGCGGCTATCTGAACCGTCCGGGGCTGACCGCGGGGCGGTTCGTCGCCGACCCCTACGGGCCCGCCGGGTCGCGTATGTACCGCACCGGTGACCTGGCGTCCTGGGACACCGATGGCACTTTGCGCTTCCTGGGGCGCACCGATGACCAGGTCAAACTGCGCGGTTTCCGTATCGAACTCGGCGAGGTGGAGGCGGCGTTGGCGGCTTCCCCCGGTGTCCGGGCCGCTGCGGCCGTCATCCGGGAGGACCGCCCCGGTGACCGGCGCCTCGTCGGCTACGTCGTCACCGACGACACCGTCGATACCGCTATGGACGTCGACCTGGTCAAGAAGACCGTCGCCGCGCGGCTGCCCGACCACATGGTCCCCGCAGCCGTCGTCACCATCGACGAACTCCCCCTCACACCGAGCGGCAAGGTGGACCGCAAGGCGCTGCCCGCCCCCGACTACAGCGGTACGGCGACGTCGTCGCGGGCTCCCCGCGACGCGCGCGAGGAGATCCTGGTCCCGCTCTTCGCGGACGTCCTCGGTGTCGACCAAGTCGGCGTCGAGGACAACTTCTTCGACCTCGGCGGACACTCCCTGCTGGCCATGCGCCTGATCGGCCGCGTGCGCGCCGTCATGGGTGTGGACCTCGGCATCCGTGATTTGTTCGCGGCCCCGACGATCGCCGCCCTGGCCCGCACCGTCGAGGCGGCGACGCACCAGGTCGACCGCCCGGCCCTGGCGCCCGCCACGCGCCCCGACCGCATGCCGTTGTCGTCCGCGCAGCGCAGGCTGTGGTTCCTGTACCGGATGGAGGGGCCCAGCGCGACGTACAACGTTCCGGTGGTGCTGCGACTCTCCGGCGCTCTGGACGCCGACGCGCTGCGTGCCGCGCTGCACGATGTCGTGGCGCGGCACGAGGCGCTGCGCACGGTCTTCCCCGACGTGGACGGTCAGCCGTACCAGGACATTCGCCCGGCCGCCGAGGCACGACCGGTGGTGGACGTCGAGAAGGCCACCGAGGCGGAACTGACCGGCGCGGTGGACCGCGCGGTGCGGTACGCGTTCGACCTGGCAACGGAACTCCCGGTGCGCGCAACCCTGTTCCACCTCACGGACACCGCCGACGAGCACGTACTGGTTCTGGTGCTGCACCACATCGCGGGCGACGGCTGGTCGATGGGCCCCCTCGCCGCTGACCTCGGTGCGGCCTACGCCGCCCGGTGCGCGGGACGGGCACCGGCGTGGACGCCGCTGCCGGTGCAGTACGCCGACTACACCCTGTGGCAGCGCCAGGTCCTTGGGGACGAGAACGACCCGGGCAGTGTGCTGACCACCCAGCTGGACTACTGGAAGCAGGCGCTGGCCGGGCTGCCGGAACGCCTGGAACTGCCGACCGACCATCCGTATCCGGAGCAGGCCGGATACGAGGGTGCGACCGTGCCGGTGTCCGTGGACGCCGAGGTGCACCGGGCCCTCGTCGAGCTCGCGCGGTCACGGCAGACGACCGTGTTCATGGTGCTGCAGTCCGCCCTGGCCGTGCTGCTGCACCGGCTCGGCGCGGGCACGGACATTCCCCTGGGCACGCCGGTCGCGGGCCGGGGCGAGGAGGAACTCGACGATCTGGTCGGCTTCTTCGTCAACACCCTCGTGCTCCGCACCGACCTCTCCGGCGACCCCACCTTCGCCGAACTCCTCGACCGGGTCCGCACGAGGAACCTGAGCGCCTACTCCCACCAGGACATCCCTTTCGAGAGCCTGGTCGAGGCGCTCAACCCGACCCGCTCCCTGGCCCACCACCCCCTCTTCCAGGTGATGCTGGCCTTCAACAACGTGCCGCGCACCACGCCGGACTTCGCCGGGGTGAAGGCCACGTCCCGGACCGTGCGCGTCCAGGCCGCACGGATGGACCTCTCCGTCAGCCTCGCCGAGCAGCACGACGCCGAGGGTGCGGCCGACGGGATCAGCGGCGTCATCTCGTACCGCACCGACCTGTTCGACCACGGCACGGCCACCGCGATGGCCGCGCGGCTCGTCCGCGTACTGCACAGCGTCGCCACCGACGCGGAGCGGCGCGTCGGCTCGATCGAGGTGCTGTCCGGCGACGAGCGGCACCGCATCCTGGAGGAGCGGAACGACACGGTGGTGCCGGTTCCCCGCACCACCGTGCCGGAGCTCGTCCAGGCCAGGGCGCGGGCCACACCGGACGCGACCGCCCTGATCGCCTGCGGCCCCAGCGGCTCGCCCGACGGCCCCGACCTCACGTACGGCGAACTCAACACCCGCGCCAACCGGCTGGCGCACCACCTGATCGAGCAGGGCGTCGGCCCCGAACACATCGTCGCCCTCGCCCTGCCCCGCTCGCCGGACCTGATCACGGCCATGCTCGCGGTCCTGAAGACAGGCGCCGCCTACCTGCCCGTCGACACGGCCTACCCGGCCGACCGCATCCGTTTCATGCTGGAGGACTCCCGTCCCACCCTCGTCCTGACCCGCACCACAACCAGCGCGCTCCGGCCCGAGGACACCCGTACGGTCCTCCTCGACGACCCCACCCTCCGGAACAGGCTGGCCACCCGGCCGGGCACCGACCCGACCGACGCCGACCGCCTGACGCCACTGGACCCCGCTCACCCCGCGTATGTCGTCTATACGTCGGGTTCGACCGGCACCCCTAAGGGTGTGGTGGTCCAGCACGCGGGGCTGGTGAACCTCGCCCTCGCTCAGAGCGATCGGTGGGGGATCGGTGCGGGTAGTCGTGTGTTGCAGTTCGCGTCGCCGAGTTTCGATGCTGCCGCGTCGGAGGTTTTCACGGCTCTGTTGACGGGTGGTGCGCTGGTGGTGGCCGATGCGGATCGGCTCATGCCGGGGGAGGCGTTGACGTCCGTGCTGGTGGGGGCGGGCGTCACCCACTGCACTCTGCCGCCGTCCGCGCTAAGCGTTTTGGATGCGGGGCGGGTGCCGGCGGGGATGACGCTGGTTGTGGCGGGTGAGGCCTGTGATCCGGGGACGGTGGGGCGTTGGTCTGTCGGGCGGCGGATGTTCAACGCGTACGGGCCGTCGGAGGCGACGGTGTGTGCGACGGTGAGTGCGCCGTTGTCGGGGGTGGTGGTGCCGTCGATCGGTGGTCCGATCGCGAACGTACGGACGTACGTGCTGGATGCGGGGTTGTCGCCGGTGCCGCCCGGGGTGCCGGGGGAGTTGTACGTGGCCGGGGCGGGTGTCGCGCGTGGCTATCTGAATCGTCCGGGGCTGACCGCGGGGCGGTTCGTCGCCGACCCCTACGGGCCCGTCGGGTCGCGTATGTACCGCACGGGTGACCTGGCGTCCTGGGACACCGATGGCACTTTGCGCTTCCTGGGGCGCACCGATGACCAGGTCAAACTGCGTGGTTTCCGTATCGAGCTCGGCGAGGTGGAGGCGGCGTTGGCGGCTTCCCCCGGTGTCCGGGCCGCTGCGGCCGTCATCCGGGAGGACCGCCCCGGTGACCGGCGCCTCGTCGGCTACGTCGTCGCCGACGACACCGCGGGCACCGTCGATACCGTTATCGACGTCGACCAGGTGAAGAAGACCGTCGCCGCGCGGCTGCCCGACCACATGGTCCCCGCAGCCGTCATCACCATCGACGAGCTGCCCCTCGCACCGAGCGGCAAGGTGGACCGCAAGGCCCTGCCCGCCCCCGACTACGCGCCCACCACCCGCACCCGAGCCCCCAGCACCCCGCAGGAGAAAGCCCTCACCGGCCTCTTCGCCGACGTCCTCGGCCTCGACGCCGACCGGGTCGGCGTCGACGACAGCTTCTTCGCCATCGGCGGCGACAGCATCAGCTCCATCGTGCTGGTCAGCCGCGCCCGCGAACACGGCCTCGACCTGTCGCCGCGTGACGTCTTCCGGCACCAAACGGCACGACAACTCGCCCATACGACAGCCAAGTTGGAGGGCGGCGGAGGCGCGCCGGACACCGACGACGGGACCGGCTCCGTACCGCTGACGCCCATCATGCGGTGGCTCGTCGAACCCGAGCACGCCTATGAGGCGTTCTTCCAGGCGCGGCTCGTCCGGGTCCCGGCAGGTGTGGGGCGCGAGGGGATGGTCGATGTTCTGCAATCCCTCATCGACCGGCACGACCTCCTGCGGGCCCGTCTGACACGGGAGGGCGCCCAGGGCGACTGGTCGCTGGCCGTCCCTCCGGCGCGGAGCCCGGAGGCGCTCACGGCCGACGCGGCCCTGACCCGGGTGGACTGCACCGGCGCGACGGCGGCCGAGCGTGAACAGCTGCTCGCCGAACACGCCACGCTCGCGCAGGGCCGCCTGGCGCCACGCGACGGTGTGATGCTCCAGGCCGTCTGGTTCGACCAGGGCCCGCAGGAATCGGGCCGCCTGCTCCTGACGGTCCACCACCTGGTCGTCGACGGTGTCTCCTGGCGCATCCTGCTGCCCGATCTCGCCGCGGCGGGAGCGGCCGTACTCGACGGCCGTACGCCGGAGCCGGCCGCCGTCCCCACCTCCTTCAAGCGCTGGGCGGAGCGGCTGCACGCGCTGGCGGGCGAACCGCGGACCACGGGCGCCCTGCGGTACTGGACCGAGGCCCTGTCCGGCGCCGAACCCGTCATCGGCCGTCGTCGGCCGAGTCCGGACGACGACACGGCGGCGCGGCTCGAAACGCTGCGCGTGACGGTTCCGGTGGAGTTGTCGGAGGCGCTGCTCACGCGGGTGCCGAGCACCCTGCACGCAGGTGTCGAGGACGTACTCGTGACGGCGTTCGTGCTGGCGGTCAACCAGTGGCGTGCCACACGCGATGCGCCGGGCGAGGCATTCTTCGGCCCCGGAGGCGCATCCGGTCCTCTCGGGGGCACATCCGGTCCTCCCGGGGGCGCGTCCGGGGCGACCGGCACACCCCCGGCCTCCGGTGGCGCCTTCGGCGCGACGTCCCTGCTGGTCGATGTCGAAGGGCACGGGCGGGAGGACCTGTTCCCGGGCGCCGACACCTCGCGGACGGTGGGCTGGTTCACGGCGGTGGCACCGGTGCGGCTCGATCCGGGCCGGGTGTCCTGGGGCGAGGTCCGGCGCGGCGGACCGGCCGCCGGGCGGGTCCTGCAGCGCGTCAAGGAACAGCTTCGTGCGGCGTCGGAGCAGCGGATCGCGTACGGCCTGCTGCGCTACCTCAACCCCGAGACCGCCCCTGGACTCGCCGCGCTCCCAGGAGCGCAGGTGGCGTTCAACTACTTCGGGCGGGTCGGTCCGGGCCGTTCCCACCCCGACGGCGACTGGCAGCAAGTGGGAGGCAGCACCCCCACGGGCGGCCTCGACCCCCGGATGCGTCTGACGCACGCACTGATGGTGAACGCGGCGGCAACGGACGGCCCGTCCGGGCCGGAGCTGTCCGCGACGTGGTCGTGGCCGCGCGACGTGCTGACGCGCGGGGACGTGGAACGGCTCGGCGAGGCCTGGGTCGCGCATCTCAAGGCGCTGGCCGCGCACGCCGAAGGGCCCGACGCGGTCGGCCGTACGCCCTCGGACCTCTCCCTCGTCAACCTCAGCCAGAGCCAGATCAGCCGCCTTGAGAAGAAGTGGCGCGGCAGGCGGTGA